The following are encoded in a window of Staphylococcus piscifermentans genomic DNA:
- a CDS encoding vWA domain-containing protein, whose product MSNRFIKFNDEILDAKKVMMLQDLARLLLKNNQTHVKIQKFPYYDPINNELIASVFWTHRPSQIEITGLKTDVLLATYGYQLMDEYIVNEVLDNTEFKHSSFYQQVFKLLEDMRVLNAITRIRPSMKAAIDMRKRIRLNYTESQINVYRTKTMYTDLIFLYLEKSLLTEDFYDVPSIRVDLDPIIQSMYLYLPNFFMNYTSEDNKYLAERICYQLDNLLDEDMLNEYYHIPRKVYKELKEQTFEELKRKDASNVDGKDESSKEDDIETAEAETKAEDSKSQGGAYLEMELHEGENSEAVSDNDTAREGDASDDMTDMMTKKGKGSNDTIDNQEGGQTGGSQPFTLRGINENVEIKWNVPEILPEYIPEYHEVHKEVQFEIKDLTQIIQKTIDREQIDERHNLTKGRLQKDLINWFIDDQYKMFYKKQDLSRSFDATFTLLVDASASMFDKMEETIKGVVLFHETLKALNVKHEILAFNEDAFEADDETQPNIIDEIINYDYSTISKDSARIMALSPQDDNRDGVAIRIASERLIQRAHHQRFLIIFSDGEPSAYNYDQDGIIDTYEAVEEARKYGLEVFNVFLSQDAITEDIETTIHNIYGQFALFVEGVENLPSQLSPLLKKLLLKSV is encoded by the coding sequence ATGAGCAATCGATTTATCAAATTTAATGATGAAATCTTAGATGCTAAAAAAGTAATGATGTTGCAAGACTTGGCACGCTTACTTCTAAAAAATAATCAAACACATGTGAAAATACAAAAATTCCCTTATTATGATCCGATTAATAACGAATTGATTGCAAGTGTTTTTTGGACGCATCGGCCAAGCCAAATTGAGATAACAGGGTTAAAAACTGATGTGCTGCTTGCGACATATGGCTATCAGCTTATGGATGAATATATTGTGAATGAAGTCTTAGATAATACGGAATTTAAACATTCTAGTTTTTATCAACAAGTATTTAAATTATTAGAAGATATGCGCGTACTGAATGCCATCACTCGGATTCGTCCAAGTATGAAAGCAGCGATTGATATGCGCAAACGTATACGTTTAAACTATACTGAATCTCAGATTAATGTATATCGTACAAAAACAATGTATACAGATTTAATTTTTCTTTACCTGGAAAAATCTCTGTTAACTGAGGACTTTTACGATGTTCCATCCATACGTGTTGATTTAGATCCTATTATTCAAAGTATGTATCTTTATCTACCAAACTTCTTTATGAATTATACTTCTGAAGATAACAAATATTTAGCAGAACGCATTTGTTATCAATTAGATAATTTGCTTGATGAAGATATGTTGAATGAGTATTATCATATCCCACGCAAAGTTTATAAAGAATTAAAAGAGCAGACCTTTGAAGAGCTGAAACGTAAAGATGCTAGTAATGTAGATGGAAAAGATGAGTCATCTAAAGAGGATGACATTGAAACTGCAGAAGCTGAAACCAAAGCTGAAGATTCGAAATCTCAAGGTGGCGCTTATTTGGAAATGGAACTGCATGAGGGTGAAAACAGTGAAGCAGTGAGCGATAATGATACAGCACGAGAAGGCGATGCTTCAGATGACATGACCGACATGATGACTAAGAAAGGTAAAGGCTCTAATGATACGATTGATAATCAAGAAGGAGGGCAAACTGGTGGCTCGCAACCCTTCACTTTACGTGGTATCAATGAAAATGTAGAAATCAAATGGAATGTTCCTGAAATATTACCTGAATACATTCCAGAATATCATGAAGTTCATAAAGAAGTTCAATTTGAAATTAAAGACTTAACTCAAATTATTCAAAAGACGATTGATAGGGAACAAATAGATGAGCGTCATAACTTGACTAAAGGGCGATTACAGAAAGATTTAATTAATTGGTTTATTGATGATCAGTATAAAATGTTCTATAAAAAACAAGATTTAAGTCGTTCATTTGACGCGACCTTCACTTTATTAGTAGATGCCTCTGCAAGTATGTTTGATAAAATGGAGGAGACAATTAAAGGCGTCGTCTTATTTCATGAAACTTTGAAAGCATTAAATGTAAAACATGAAATCTTGGCCTTTAATGAAGATGCATTTGAAGCTGATGATGAGACACAACCTAATATCATTGATGAAATTATCAATTATGATTACTCCACAATTTCAAAAGACAGTGCCAGAATCATGGCCTTATCGCCGCAAGATGATAATCGTGACGGCGTAGCGATTAGGATAGCAAGTGAAAGACTGATACAGCGTGCGCATCATCAACGGTTCTTAATTATTTTCTCTGATGGTGAACCTTCTGCTTATAATTATGATCAAGATGGTATTATTGATACTTACGAAGCTGTAGAAGAAGCAAGAAAATACGGACTAGAAGTCTTTAATGTGTTCTTAAGTCAAGATGCAATTACTGAGGATATTGAAACAACAATCCATAACATTTATGGCCAGTTCGCGTTATTTGTAGAAGGCGTTGAAAATCTTCCGAGCCAACTATCTCCGCTTCTAAAAAAACTATTGCTCAAATCTGTATAA
- the brnQ3 gene encoding branched-chain amino acid-like transporter carrier protein BrnQ3: MNKNTWIIGFTLFAIFFGAGNLIFPPNLGLDSGHYFWPAILAFVLTGIGLPLLGVVVGALDKEGYIGSFNKVSPVFSVIFLIAIYLTIGPLFAIPRTASTSYEMTVTPITHSHGPLGLFIFSVIYFAIVLYLCLSPGKMVDRIGSLLTPLLLITIVAMIIKGFIDFGGNPSSSSAEAYTSNLAGFSQGFTSGYLTMDAIAAIAFSMIVVNAVKATGITNADKIFKQTAMAGVIAAAGLMFIYISLGYIGNHMVVSAAKLKELTDADQNVGTYLLTTIASTGYGEFGKYLLGIIVALACLTTACGLVVAVSQYFHSIIPKIPYKVYVVAFTLISLILANMGLNQVITLSVPVLSILYPIGITTVLLILMARFVPMKPIVQQFTICVVTIVSIISVAVANQWIHFDAWKHLPLVESSLEWFPIAVVAVIIGYLISLGFKNQKPIVYEKD; encoded by the coding sequence ATGAATAAAAACACATGGATCATCGGGTTTACCTTATTCGCTATCTTCTTTGGTGCCGGAAACCTTATTTTCCCGCCAAATTTAGGGCTTGATAGCGGGCATTATTTCTGGCCAGCCATTCTTGCTTTTGTCTTAACGGGCATTGGCTTACCTTTATTAGGCGTAGTAGTAGGGGCTTTGGACAAAGAAGGTTATATCGGATCTTTCAATAAAGTTTCACCAGTATTTTCAGTTATTTTCTTAATTGCGATCTACTTAACAATCGGGCCGTTATTTGCGATTCCGCGTACTGCATCAACTTCATATGAAATGACAGTTACGCCAATTACACATAGTCATGGTCCACTTGGTCTATTTATTTTCTCAGTGATTTATTTTGCAATCGTATTATACTTATGCTTAAGTCCTGGTAAAATGGTCGACCGAATCGGATCTTTATTAACACCTTTATTATTAATTACTATTGTAGCAATGATTATTAAAGGATTTATTGACTTCGGCGGTAACCCATCAAGTTCAAGCGCAGAAGCATATACTTCTAATCTTGCTGGTTTCAGCCAAGGATTCACAAGTGGTTATCTGACAATGGATGCTATAGCAGCAATTGCATTCTCTATGATTGTGGTAAATGCAGTGAAAGCGACTGGCATTACAAATGCCGATAAAATATTTAAACAAACAGCGATGGCAGGTGTTATCGCAGCAGCAGGCTTGATGTTTATCTATATTTCTCTCGGATATATTGGTAATCACATGGTCGTCTCAGCAGCAAAATTGAAAGAATTAACAGATGCGGACCAAAACGTCGGTACTTATTTGTTAACAACAATTGCCAGCACAGGATATGGTGAATTTGGTAAGTATTTATTAGGAATTATTGTAGCACTTGCATGTTTAACAACAGCTTGCGGACTTGTAGTAGCTGTAAGCCAATATTTCCACAGTATTATTCCTAAAATTCCATATAAAGTTTACGTAGTTGCATTCACATTGATTAGTTTAATCCTTGCAAATATGGGACTCAACCAAGTCATAACATTATCAGTGCCTGTATTGAGTATCTTATATCCAATCGGTATTACAACAGTACTATTGATTTTAATGGCGCGTTTCGTACCAATGAAACCGATTGTACAACAATTTACAATCTGCGTCGTGACTATCGTTTCTATCATCAGTGTAGCTGTAGCTAACCAATGGATTCACTTTGATGCTTGGAAACATTTACCATTAGTAGAAAGTAGCTTAGAGTGGTTCCCAATCGCTGTAGTAGCAGTTATTATCGGCTACTTAATCAGCTTAGGTTTCAAAAACCAAAAACCTATTGTTTATGAAAAAGATTAA
- a CDS encoding diacylglycerol/lipid kinase family protein, giving the protein MTQHFYKGILFYHEAAGQGNLYKSLGQVTEHLTQMCDELTLKLSKEEGDIKKFCDELAQSKDDVEYDVFFLLGGDGTVNELINGVAGNNLEVPIGIIPGGTFNDFTKSLNLSPRPPAAAQELLDAKIKAFDVLKVNDTYALNFAGIGMMVQNSENVDSNKKKFLGKFSYIFTTLKVIANPEVYHYSIEADGEEYTGETSMILIANGNFVGGSRIPLEDLSPCDGKMNVFVFKNHNMSLIKDFFQVKDSLSWNDITENIRLITTDRMKLETSPPTKLDIDGEITFDTPAEIQLLKNKVKLLYVDMDV; this is encoded by the coding sequence ATGACCCAACATTTTTATAAAGGGATTTTATTTTACCACGAAGCAGCCGGTCAAGGTAATTTATATAAATCTTTAGGACAAGTGACAGAACATCTTACACAAATGTGTGATGAGCTTACACTCAAATTAAGTAAAGAAGAAGGAGATATTAAAAAGTTTTGCGATGAATTAGCGCAGAGTAAAGATGACGTTGAATACGATGTTTTCTTTTTATTAGGTGGAGATGGAACTGTTAATGAACTTATAAACGGTGTTGCAGGCAACAACTTAGAAGTGCCTATTGGGATTATACCTGGAGGAACATTTAATGATTTCACCAAATCACTGAATCTTTCTCCAAGACCTCCAGCAGCTGCCCAAGAACTATTAGATGCCAAAATCAAAGCCTTTGATGTGTTAAAAGTAAACGATACTTACGCTTTAAATTTTGCAGGCATCGGTATGATGGTTCAAAACTCTGAGAATGTAGATTCTAATAAAAAGAAATTTTTAGGTAAATTCAGTTATATCTTTACAACCTTAAAAGTAATTGCAAACCCTGAAGTTTATCACTATTCTATAGAAGCAGATGGTGAAGAATATACGGGAGAAACATCAATGATTTTAATCGCAAACGGCAATTTTGTAGGAGGCAGCAGAATTCCATTAGAGGATTTATCTCCATGTGACGGTAAAATGAATGTTTTTGTCTTTAAAAATCATAACATGAGCTTGATTAAAGATTTCTTTCAAGTTAAAGATAGCTTGAGTTGGAATGATATTACCGAAAATATTCGATTAATCACGACAGATAGAATGAAATTAGAAACAAGCCCACCTACCAAATTAGACATTGATGGTGAAATAACGTTCGACACGCCAGCAGAGATACAACTTTTAAAAAATAAAGTGAAGTTGTTATACGTAGATATGGATGTATAG
- a CDS encoding toxic anion resistance protein translates to MPNENEMPTQPQLESDISTDKTLMEADKEFTPEQRKQIHDLANQIEPMNYDSLMKFGANAQSSMSQFSHKMLSEVKSKDTGPIGDTLNQLMLKLKEVQPDDFKEGKDSFIKRIFKRAKASANELFSRMQSVGSQVDRISVELTNHKNSLNRDIQLLNTLYDQNKDYFDQLNLYIAAAQEKKQTILEKELPEKRQKAYESGNQMDIQEVADLEQFADRLDKRIYDLQLSRQISLQTAPQIRMIQNVNQTLAEKIQSSILTSIPLWKNQMAIALTLMRQRQAMSAQRAVTDTTNDLLTANSELLKQNAVDTAVENERGIVDIETLKSTHENIIETVEQTLQIQAEGREKRQQAEQELQHLESDMKERLLTMKDNRIQ, encoded by the coding sequence ATGCCGAATGAAAATGAAATGCCTACTCAACCCCAGTTAGAAAGTGACATCAGTACTGATAAAACTTTGATGGAAGCGGACAAAGAATTTACGCCGGAACAGCGTAAACAGATTCACGACTTAGCAAATCAAATTGAACCGATGAATTATGATTCTTTAATGAAATTTGGAGCTAATGCGCAATCTAGTATGTCTCAATTCTCTCACAAGATGTTGAGTGAAGTTAAATCTAAAGATACCGGCCCTATCGGAGATACTTTAAATCAATTAATGCTTAAATTAAAAGAAGTACAGCCAGATGATTTTAAAGAAGGTAAAGATTCATTTATCAAACGTATTTTTAAACGTGCTAAAGCTTCAGCTAATGAGCTTTTTTCAAGAATGCAATCTGTGGGCTCGCAGGTAGACCGTATTTCAGTTGAATTGACAAACCATAAAAATTCGCTGAACCGTGATATTCAACTCTTGAATACGTTATACGATCAAAATAAAGATTACTTTGATCAATTAAATTTATATATTGCTGCTGCGCAAGAAAAGAAACAAACTATTTTAGAAAAAGAATTACCAGAAAAACGTCAGAAAGCTTATGAATCTGGAAATCAAATGGATATTCAAGAAGTAGCTGATTTAGAACAGTTTGCTGACAGATTAGATAAAAGAATTTACGACTTGCAATTATCTCGTCAAATTTCCTTACAAACTGCGCCGCAAATACGTATGATTCAAAACGTCAATCAAACTTTAGCTGAAAAAATTCAAAGTTCTATTCTTACTAGTATTCCTTTATGGAAAAATCAAATGGCTATCGCATTGACGCTAATGAGACAAAGACAAGCAATGTCAGCGCAACGTGCTGTAACTGATACTACAAATGATTTGTTGACTGCTAACTCAGAGCTATTAAAACAAAATGCAGTAGATACGGCAGTAGAAAATGAACGTGGTATTGTGGATATTGAAACGTTGAAATCGACGCATGAAAATATTATCGAGACCGTTGAACAGACTTTGCAAATTCAGGCAGAAGGTCGTGAAAAACGACAACAAGCAGAACAAGAATTACAGCATTTAGAATCAGATATGAAAGAACGTTTGTTAACAATGAAAGATAATAGAATTCAATAA
- a CDS encoding 5-bromo-4-chloroindolyl phosphate hydrolysis family protein yields the protein MRYYISRIYGTLIGVPAAIVAWVTSLYAFDIAFIYDFGIGIATFFLLYVPTQLLTSKQYLKEIGLTRRDFRFVRHQLSNAQAKIRKLLRAFVNVRSIKDFKQVNEIHRLARTIYFTVKQQPQKFFIVDSFFYSHLDNALNLIESYTRLSRMPGKTKEEKQKLEQTRITLDEVKRTLVADLKRLNEDDYNRLDVEMEMNRIEQKRK from the coding sequence TTGAGATATTATATTTCTCGAATTTATGGAACGCTTATTGGAGTTCCGGCTGCAATCGTCGCTTGGGTCACAAGTTTATATGCATTCGATATTGCGTTTATATATGATTTCGGTATTGGAATAGCGACATTCTTCTTACTATATGTACCGACTCAATTATTAACATCTAAACAATATTTAAAAGAAATCGGTTTGACGCGCAGAGATTTTCGCTTTGTGCGTCATCAATTAAGCAATGCACAAGCAAAGATTCGTAAATTATTAAGAGCCTTTGTAAATGTTCGTTCAATCAAAGACTTTAAACAAGTGAATGAAATTCATCGCTTAGCGCGCACTATTTACTTTACAGTGAAACAGCAACCTCAAAAGTTCTTTATTGTAGATAGCTTTTTTTATTCTCATTTAGATAATGCCTTGAATTTAATTGAAAGTTATACGAGATTGTCTAGAATGCCTGGGAAAACAAAAGAAGAAAAACAAAAACTAGAACAAACACGGATTACGCTAGATGAAGTAAAGCGTACGTTAGTTGCAGATTTAAAAAGATTGAATGAAGATGACTATAATCGTCTAGATGTTGAAATGGAAATGAATAGAATAGAGCAGAAACGTAAATAA
- a CDS encoding acylphosphatase, producing the protein MQRRKIEVFGQVQGVGFRYFTERLAQKYNITGTVQNVEQHVEIYAQGEENDLKQFTQAVIDGASPASNVTDYNIEQQDTDPSLTRFRTI; encoded by the coding sequence ATGCAACGCAGAAAAATTGAAGTGTTCGGACAAGTTCAAGGTGTAGGTTTCAGATATTTTACGGAACGTCTGGCACAAAAATATAATATTACAGGTACAGTACAAAACGTCGAACAACATGTGGAAATTTATGCACAAGGTGAAGAGAATGACTTGAAACAATTTACACAAGCTGTCATAGATGGTGCTTCCCCTGCTTCAAATGTAACTGATTATAATATAGAACAACAAGATACAGATCCATCTTTAACGAGATTCAGAACTATTTAA
- the msaA gene encoding regulatory protein MsaA → MWTVNKIRADYEGWWLFDDWKDLITEQYQFTSYDEMIEKYKQLICWSKLKYDNFVKGKYNIYAFYNNCDMKFCIDCDEDMQIFYSFIVLYNEEVYYDLPIID, encoded by the coding sequence ATGTGGACTGTTAATAAAATCAGAGCTGATTATGAGGGTTGGTGGTTGTTTGATGATTGGAAAGATTTAATTACTGAACAATATCAATTCACTTCATATGATGAGATGATTGAAAAATATAAACAATTAATTTGCTGGTCCAAATTAAAGTATGATAATTTCGTAAAAGGGAAGTATAATATTTACGCTTTTTATAATAATTGCGATATGAAATTTTGTATAGATTGTGATGAAGATATGCAAATATTTTATAGCTTTATCGTTTTATATAATGAAGAAGTATATTACGACCTTCCAATTATTGACTAA
- the cspA gene encoding cold shock protein CspA has product MKQGTVKWFNAEKGFGFIEVEGENDVFVHFSAINQEGYKSLEEGQAVEFEVVEGDRGPQAANVVKL; this is encoded by the coding sequence ATGAAACAAGGTACAGTTAAATGGTTCAACGCTGAAAAAGGATTCGGTTTTATCGAAGTTGAAGGAGAAAACGACGTATTCGTACACTTCTCAGCAATTAACCAAGAAGGTTACAAATCATTAGAAGAAGGTCAAGCAGTAGAATTTGAAGTAGTTGAAGGCGACCGCGGTCCTCAAGCTGCAAACGTTGTTAAACTATAA
- the lysA gene encoding diaminopimelate decarboxylase — MVVEYKNGELTMGGTSLKMIAQSFGTPTIVYDEDQIRNQMRRYKEAFDKSGINYNISYASKAFTCIQMVKLVQEEGLDLDVVSEGELYTALEAGYDASHIHFHGNNKTKHEIQYALENKIGYFVIDSLEEIELIDKYASETVDVVLRVNPGVEAHTHEFIQTGQEDSKFGLSIKHGLADKAIHKIKSSKRLHLKGIHFHIGSQIEGADAMIKTAEIVIKWLKELNLEVELLNIGGGFGIHYVEGDVSFPIETGIKDITDALKDISKNNDYPLPTIGIEPGRSIVGEAGVTLYEVGTIKEIPGINKYVSIDGGMSDHIRTALYGAQYEALLVNREEPANDTVTISGKLCESGDIIARDVKLPESVHRGDYLAILSTGAYHYSMASNYNQMQKPSVFFIQNGKAREVIKRQSLRQLIINDTE; from the coding sequence ATGGTTGTAGAGTATAAAAATGGCGAATTGACTATGGGCGGTACAAGTTTAAAAATGATTGCGCAAAGTTTTGGTACGCCTACTATTGTTTATGATGAAGATCAAATCCGTAATCAAATGCGTCGCTATAAAGAAGCATTCGATAAAAGCGGTATTAATTATAATATTTCTTACGCATCTAAAGCCTTTACTTGTATCCAAATGGTGAAATTGGTACAAGAAGAAGGATTAGATTTAGATGTTGTTTCAGAGGGCGAGCTTTATACAGCTTTAGAAGCTGGTTACGATGCCTCTCATATTCATTTTCATGGCAACAATAAAACAAAACATGAGATTCAGTATGCTTTAGAAAATAAAATCGGTTATTTTGTGATTGATTCGTTAGAAGAAATCGAATTGATTGATAAATATGCTTCAGAAACTGTGGACGTAGTATTACGTGTTAATCCTGGCGTAGAAGCACACACGCATGAATTTATTCAAACAGGTCAAGAGGACAGTAAGTTTGGTCTTTCTATTAAACACGGTCTTGCGGACAAAGCAATTCACAAAATCAAATCAAGCAAACGTCTGCATTTGAAAGGCATTCATTTCCATATCGGTTCACAAATTGAAGGCGCAGATGCAATGATAAAAACTGCTGAAATTGTAATTAAGTGGTTGAAAGAATTGAACTTGGAAGTAGAATTATTAAATATCGGCGGAGGTTTTGGTATTCACTATGTTGAAGGGGATGTCAGCTTCCCTATTGAAACAGGAATTAAAGATATTACAGATGCTTTGAAAGATATTTCTAAAAATAATGATTACCCTCTTCCGACTATCGGTATCGAGCCGGGACGTTCCATTGTGGGAGAAGCGGGTGTAACTCTTTATGAAGTTGGAACAATTAAAGAGATACCTGGCATTAACAAATATGTTTCTATTGACGGTGGGATGAGTGATCATATTCGTACAGCTTTATACGGCGCTCAATATGAAGCATTATTAGTCAATCGCGAAGAACCTGCAAATGATACAGTAACTATCTCTGGTAAATTATGCGAATCCGGCGATATTATTGCACGTGATGTTAAACTACCAGAATCTGTACACCGCGGTGATTATCTTGCTATCTTATCAACAGGTGCTTATCATTACTCAATGGCTTCAAACTATAATCAAATGCAGAAACCATCTGTTTTCTTTATTCAAAATGGCAAAGCACGCGAAGTTATTAAAAGACAATCATTACGCCAATTAATTATTAATGATACAGAATAA
- a CDS encoding alanine racemase — MTAIWSVDKKKFIENAQQVKSQQNLMAVVKNNAYNYGLDFSVEAFQEAGIDTFSTTSLKEAVRIREIAPEATIFLMNAVYDFETVRNNEIHMTLPSLNYYYQYKEDLAGIHVHLEFENLLHRSGLRNLEEIEEVLQDHANNNSHKKMIISGLWTHFGYADEFDVPEYEIEKEAWLNIVNTLLEDGYEFEMIHAQNSAAFYREGQELLPHHTHGRVGIALYGSRPYSSLSESQIHQSLTVKGNVIQVRDVNKGEYCGYSFAYEVEKDHTKLAVVDIGYGDGVLRTRAQHEAIINGKRHPIKALMMSHMFVAVDDSVTAEDEVILYNEDMRIDEYTFKGVGANSEQLSALNHDSLIKEIR, encoded by the coding sequence ATGACAGCAATTTGGTCAGTAGATAAAAAGAAATTTATAGAAAATGCTCAGCAAGTTAAGTCTCAACAAAATTTGATGGCAGTAGTTAAGAATAATGCCTATAACTATGGATTAGATTTCTCTGTTGAAGCCTTTCAAGAAGCTGGAATTGATACCTTCAGTACGACTTCATTGAAAGAAGCGGTGCGTATTAGAGAAATAGCGCCTGAAGCGACCATCTTCTTAATGAATGCGGTCTATGACTTTGAAACTGTACGTAATAATGAAATTCATATGACACTCCCCTCTCTCAATTACTATTATCAATATAAAGAAGATTTAGCAGGGATACATGTACATTTAGAGTTCGAAAATCTGTTGCATCGTTCGGGTCTGCGAAATCTTGAAGAAATTGAAGAAGTACTGCAAGATCATGCAAATAATAATAGTCACAAGAAAATGATTATTTCAGGATTGTGGACGCACTTTGGCTATGCTGACGAATTTGATGTCCCCGAATATGAAATTGAAAAGGAAGCCTGGTTGAACATTGTGAATACTTTATTAGAAGATGGATACGAATTTGAAATGATTCATGCTCAAAATAGTGCAGCCTTTTATCGTGAAGGTCAAGAGTTATTGCCTCATCATACGCATGGACGTGTCGGTATTGCGCTATATGGTTCTCGTCCTTATAGCAGTTTATCTGAAAGCCAAATTCATCAATCCTTAACCGTAAAAGGTAATGTTATTCAAGTGAGAGATGTCAATAAAGGTGAATATTGCGGCTACAGTTTTGCTTATGAAGTAGAAAAAGACCATACCAAACTTGCGGTAGTAGATATCGGATACGGAGATGGTGTATTACGTACAAGAGCACAACACGAAGCGATTATTAACGGCAAGCGTCATCCGATTAAAGCTTTAATGATGAGTCATATGTTTGTAGCTGTCGATGATTCTGTTACTGCAGAAGATGAGGTCATACTATATAATGAAGATATGCGTATCGATGAATATACGTTTAAAGGGGTCGGCGCGAATTCAGAGCAACTAAGTGCGCTAAACCATGATTCTTTAATAAAGGAGATCAGATAA
- a CDS encoding M20 metallopeptidase family protein has product MTQSELEFVTQHRRHLHQHPELSFQEYETTKHIIELLDELEIPYERPLETGVIAYLAGNGSHTVAFRADIDALPIQEQNDIKFKSSKPNVMHACGHDGHTTALLLFVKRCKALADRGKLPQNVVFIFQPAEETGGGANHLIKAGAFENYSIEAVFGIHVMPFNDEGTVTLLNEEITASATEYRFFLEGQSSHVANKEQGHSCGEGLQHILNQVSTIQQYHLNGLQRNIVHVGRFEAGEAINTVPSHGYLEGTIRTYDTEDLQIVKDQMTKIAQSVQLLFGVNCEVKFEEGYPPTYNDPNLHDEVVNALHQADFKVVELDKPYLFGEDFSFYSQLAPSYFVFVGIRNEEKDWVHGLHTPKLNFDESQLIRVADYYENLLFQYGQEDKS; this is encoded by the coding sequence ATGACACAAAGTGAATTAGAATTTGTAACTCAACATCGACGCCATTTACATCAACATCCTGAATTAAGTTTTCAAGAGTATGAAACTACCAAACATATCATTGAACTTTTAGATGAATTAGAGATTCCTTATGAACGTCCTCTCGAAACTGGAGTTATTGCATATTTAGCTGGCAACGGCTCTCATACAGTTGCTTTCAGAGCTGATATTGACGCATTACCTATTCAGGAACAAAATGATATTAAATTTAAGAGCAGCAAACCTAATGTAATGCATGCTTGCGGTCATGACGGCCATACTACTGCCCTATTATTGTTTGTTAAACGTTGTAAAGCTTTAGCAGATCGCGGCAAACTGCCTCAAAATGTTGTCTTTATTTTTCAACCAGCCGAAGAAACAGGCGGAGGTGCGAATCATCTGATTAAAGCAGGCGCATTTGAAAATTATTCTATTGAAGCAGTATTCGGAATTCATGTCATGCCTTTTAATGATGAAGGTACCGTTACGCTATTAAATGAAGAAATTACAGCAAGCGCTACTGAATATCGTTTCTTTTTAGAAGGACAATCAAGTCATGTGGCTAACAAAGAACAAGGCCATTCTTGCGGCGAAGGTCTGCAACACATTTTAAATCAAGTGAGTACAATCCAACAGTATCATTTAAATGGTTTGCAACGTAATATCGTGCATGTAGGACGCTTTGAAGCTGGGGAAGCCATTAACACTGTGCCGAGTCATGGATACCTGGAAGGCACGATTCGTACCTATGATACTGAGGATTTACAAATAGTCAAAGACCAAATGACTAAGATTGCACAGAGCGTGCAGTTATTATTTGGGGTTAATTGCGAAGTGAAGTTTGAAGAAGGTTATCCCCCTACTTATAATGATCCGAATCTTCATGATGAAGTGGTCAATGCTTTGCATCAAGCAGATTTTAAAGTTGTAGAATTAGATAAACCTTATTTATTTGGTGAGGACTTCAGTTTCTACAGTCAACTCGCTCCAAGTTATTTTGTCTTTGTGGGAATCCGCAATGAAGAGAAAGATTGGGTGCATGGTCTGCACACGCCAAAGCTTAATTTTGATGAAAGCCAACTAATACGGGTTGCGGATTATTACGAAAATTTATTGTTCCAGTATGGTCAGGAGGATAAATCATGA